A portion of the Vicia villosa cultivar HV-30 ecotype Madison, WI unplaced genomic scaffold, Vvil1.0 ctg.002258F_1_1, whole genome shotgun sequence genome contains these proteins:
- the LOC131638301 gene encoding uncharacterized protein LOC131638301, producing MGTSSRAKRGRGRPPKVVPSIPENQLSSPSQVMVNSDPNLPEVLAKVEGEVEEGEASDIERVFVAPNIIDGGIEIEIEDEDIASEVKYWENALILYAMGEDLSMHMVKNFMEKAWNFIKLPELGVLHNIPLMLKEWKPDFNLKRDMLHTIPLWVKLPRLPLHLWGARSLSKIGSALGVPLVTNECTARKLRVSYARILVEVDITKELFKEITIKDCEGRKLQQPVEYEWKPLYCDRCKSIGHKCKDYVKKQWMPKGNPPETTSTDPIQGTTTESIIVKSREGTPLTKEPENTPEQNEKGAEDATWIEARSTIKDRGKLKEISSRLNLLKPDIVILIETRVKSDKAKQIRDKLHVHECYVDNYQYHDNGRIWISWNDNAIDVKVVKSSDQYIHCGIYDANGTLLYWLTAIYGKNQLEQRKLLWKTIANIQPSNQDPWCLMGDFNNVLKARDRIGGRLITDSEYVDLWDMMTSAGLTEMDGCGDYYTWCNRHTNDTIYSRIDRLIGNVEWFKKYND from the exons atgggAACGAGTTCGCGCGCAAAACGGGGGAGAGGGAGGCCGCCGAAAGTGGTGCCATCGATCCCGGAGAATCAACTGTCATCGCCGTCCCAGGTGATGGTGAACTCTGATCCTAATCTACCGGAGGTTCTTGCGAAGGTGGAGGGAGAGGTAGAGGAAGGAGAAGCTAGCGACATTGAAAGAGTG TTCGTTGCTCCAAACATTATTGATGGTGGTATTGAGATTGAAATCGAAGACGAAGACATAGCCTCTGAGGTCAAATACTGGGAAAACGCACTTATTCTCTATGCGATGGGAGAGGATTTGAGCATGCATATGGTGAAGAATTTCATGGAGAAGGCGTGGAACTTTATCAAGCTACCTGAATT aggggtgttacacaatATCCCTCTGATGCTTAAGGAATGGAAGCCAGACTTTAACCTTAAGAGAGATATGCTACACACCATTCCCCTGTGGGTTAAACTACCTCGACTCCCTCTTCACCTATGGGGAGCTAGAAGTCTGAGTAAAATTGGTAGTGCTTTGGGTGTTCCACTTGTTACAAATGAATGCACGGCTAGAAAATTGCGTGTGTCTTATGCGCGGATCTTGGTTGAGGTGGACATAACAAAAGAATTGTTCAAAGAGATAACTATAAAGGATTGTGAAGGAAGGAAACTCCAGCAGCCTGTGGAATACGAATGGAAACCACTATACTGTGATAGATGCAAGAGCATTGGCCACAAGTGTAAAGACTATGTGAAAAAGCAATGGATGCCAAAAGGAAACCCCCCAGAAACTACATCAACTGATCCAATACAGGGCACTACTACAGAGTCAATAATTGTAAAGAGTAGGGAGGGCACACCTCTAACTAAGGAACCTGAGAATACACCTGAGCAGAATGAGAAGGGAGCTGAAGATGCTACTTGGATTGAGGCCAGGTCGACAATAAAAGATAGAG GCAAACTTAAAGAGATTAGTTCCCGTCTCAATTTGCTTAAGCCTGACATTGTGATTTTAATTGAAACTCGAGTTAAGAGTGATAAAGCTAAACAGATTAGAGATAAACTCCATGTTCATGAGTGTTATGTGGACAATTATCAATACCATGACAATGGTAGAATCTGGATATCTTGGAATGATAATGCTATAGATGTGAAAGTAGTTAAAAGCTCTGACCAATACATCCACTGTGGGATCTATGATGCAAATGGGACATTGCTTTATTGGCTCACTGCCATCTATGGGAAGAACCAACTTGAGCAGAGGAAATTACTATGGAAGACTATTGCAAATATTCAACCTAGTAACCAAGATCCCTGGTGCCTCATGGGAGATTTTAACAATGTTTTGAAGGCTCGAGACAGAATAGGGGGAAGATTAATAACTGACTCTGAATATGTTGATCTATGGGATATGATGACATCTGCTGGTCTTACTGAGATGGATGGATGTGGGGACTATTACACTTGGTGTAATAGACATACTAATGACACTATCTATTCAAGGATAGATAGGCTCATTGGCAATGTGGAATGGTTCAAGAAGTACAATGACTAG